CTACCCAAATTGTGCTTGGTCTGATTTAGAAGAAGTCGCGTGTATGGTGTAGCTTTTcgaagtcaaattggtcaaactTACTTCATTGTATATGTAATCCATAAATTCTGGTTGAATTGGATAAAATATTAAGGACATTTTATAGCAGTCATTTGATTAGGCTGGTGGGTGTGGTGTTACATTTGCCACAGTCCACGTAGATGTTATGTCATTTTTACCAAAACTTACCATTTGTTAGGCATGGATTGTCATACTTGTCATGCTAAATATGTAGTACTatctataattaatttagaaaataaatattgcaaacatattttttttaaaacttaaattccactaaaacaaacatagaaattaaaaaaaatcacactagaaataaaaaataaaataataatagaaaaaaaaaacgttaAAAATATCACAAGAATACTAGAAATTCAGAAACATCACACTATAAATTCAAACATCACGCTATTTGGGGCTCTGACTCACAATTTGCCAAAACTCAACAAGCTTGAAATCTTTATCAGTTTCAGCACGGTAAGCCTCAAGAGCATTTTGTAGCAAAATATTTTCGTTTTCACCATTTCCGGCATCATGCATCACCCTACGAAACACAATAGTAAACCGAGTTGCGAGTGTATGTGCGTTTTTCCATTTGGCGTAGAGTAAATCTTTTCTTCGTGGTTGAAGGGCTTGGCGGTTATATATTTCGGCGACTCTACTCGAAAAAGTAGTTGAAGGGTAGTCACTGTGGTGTGGATCTTCTGCTACATCAATCCATGAATGAATGAGTAAGATCTCTTCTTCGGTCGACCAAACAATAACCATTTTTTGGGATGAGGTGTAGAAAAGAatggaaaaataaaaaagttaagaAAATATAATTAAAGAGATTTGAATAGAGTGAAGAGTGAATAAGGATGAGGGTATTTATAGTTGAAGATTAAGGGTTTAAAATCTGAAATTTTGGAAAATAAAATGGTTATATTTTTGATATAATTTATTGGAAAAAGggtaatttttgaaaaaaatgtttaaataataaatgggttaaaaaaaaaaaaaaaaaaaaaaaaaaaaaaaaactctcacATCTGTTCGTCCTCACCGAGTTGCCGAGCTGAGCTCGGCATGTCGAGGGCTCGGCCCGGTGTTCGCCGAAGTAACCGAATGCCACACCAACCAGCTTTATACGAATTAATATATACTCTGTAATTGTTAATAAGATCTTAATAACGGGtaaaatatttgttttcttttaatGAGGTATTTTTTAAAgcaatgatattttttttttcaaaaatatgtTGTACGAACAAATTCTATCTTCGGGGTGAATAAATCATAAAGAACCATTTTATCTTTCTTTTTTTTCTGAATTAACAAAAAATGACTATCAGTTTGTGAACTGTATTTATAAATTAcgaaatacaaaaataaaataaaaaaatggaatACTTTAAGAAAAATACATTTGTAAGAAACAATTATACAAATTCAGTCATAAACAGATAACTATAATTTGATAAacgttattaatttaaaattttggattaaatGTTATAATTGTTGTAAATACAAGCCTCCTATGTCTCATTTTTCCCATTTAAAAAACAAAATCCATACATAATACATATATCTAACCAAAATAAACTTTGTTCCACTTAAGTTCACTAAAGAAAAAATTCATCAAAACAAGATAAAATAAAAGCATTGAAAAACACTGAATTATAATAATATCCGACATGTCAAATTACAAAAGAAAAAAGTGATAAATTCAATGAACATTCTTCTACTTTTAGTTACCAAACATAGTCCATAAAACGACAACAATTCTTACAAAATTTGTATTCTTAATAGCCCTTCAATTTTTGAGTCGTATGAGAATATCCTACACACCACAAGGGGCAAAACAGTCATTTTCCTATCTTGATCCAACAGGTATCATCTTGACGACAGCAGCAATCGGCATACCCAGAAAACCAATAGCAACACTTGCAAACCACTGATGAAGACTAAGAGGAGTCGTGTTTGCAAAAGTACCCAAAAACTCGATAATAATGATTTGAAATACAACAGTCGCAGTCAAAACAGCCAgaaaaacatagtttttcagtATCCCTTTCAACACGTCTATCTTCTCCATCTCTCTAGAGCTTATCTCATTAAACACCTGTGCGAAAAACAATAAACAAATTAACAAGGGTGAGATGCGTTGAAGTTTGAAAGATTAAGGGGGTGATTATGTAACCTGACAGAAGACGAAGGTGTTGAAGATGAGCGTGTTGAGAAGTAAATCGGAGTTGGAGTCGGAGTCAGAGTCGTTGAGGTTGAAGGCAGTTTTTCCTTGTGATTGAAGGAACCAAATTACGATGAATTGGTACAAGGATTGTCCCATGATGTTTCTCCACATGACGTTTGTTATAAAATTGCCTTTTCTTCCAACTGGTGATCGTTTCATTAACTCATCGTTTGGTGGTTCTGTGGCTAATGCAAGTGCTCCTAATGTGTCCATTATCATGTTCACCCATAGTAGCTGGACAGCTGTCAGAGGTGCACTTCCTGAAAAGATTATTTTTTTAATAGACTTTTTCAcaaaaacttaatttttgtatcctGTAAATGATATTTAGTTATTTACCTGTGAGACAGGCAGAAGAAAAGTTGACAATTAGGGCAACAACATTGACAGTCAGCTGAAACTGAACAAACTTCTGAATGTTGACATAAACAGAGCGACCCCATTTCGCGACAGTCACAATTGTAGAGAAATTATCATCCAAAATGATGACATCAGCACTCTCTTTCGCCAcctgaatatttttttttaaaatccaataaataatattaaatttaaatttggtgttattaattattttttttgtacCTCTGTCCCTGCGATTCCCATAGCAAGACCAATATCTGCTTCATGAAGAGCTGGAGCATCGTTTGTGCCATCTCCTGTGACAGCAACCACTTCTTGAAATGTGGTTCTTAAGTGCTTCACAAGTGTATGCTTATCCATTGGTGAAGATCTAGCCATCACCTTGTATTCAAATTTCAAACATACATACATCATTATTTTAAACAATATACttatactttcatttatttgtgttttatttataacatcatacttccatttctttctattacaataTTCTACTTTAAATTCTtcagtaaattacacgaatagtccctatgatttagggtaatttgcatgtttggtccctaacttatttttttaacttggaaggtccctattgtttgtttttgttacgcgcttggtccctgtcttacctaaaaatactattttgcccttgatttttttatttctttaaataaacacacccccaatcccaccccctcaccttaccttacctaccccaccattttttcttatttaaataatagggaccaatcgtgtaacaaaaacaaacaatagagaccaaacgcgtaacaaaaacaaatagtatggaccttccgagttaagaaaataagttagggaccaaacacgcaaatttcccgaaaccatagggaccattcgtgtaatttactctaaattctTTTCTATATAAACACATTGTACTTTATTTACAGTATCTACTTTCTTAGTAGGAAATTACAATACGAAATTATATCAgtgaaaattgctttgtatttggatGGCTTTGCTAGTATTGGGTAAAGAAGCAAATACCTGAATTTTAGGAATAATTTTAAGCAACTCCTCTTCACCCATTTCACGGAAATCTGGACCTTCAATGGCTAATCCATCATCAGTCAATATCCCACATTCTCTAGCAATTGCCTTTGCTGTGTTGATATTATCACCTGTAACCATACGCACAGTAATCCCTGCGGATCGACAGATTGCAACAGATTCCTTCACACCTGGACGAACAGGATCCTTAATTCCCACAATCCCAATCAAAGTATACCCCTCAAATGGAATCTCATCTTTGGAATGGAATTCATTTCCCAATTCCTTATAACAAAGGCAAAGAGTTCTAAGAGCTTCATTCGCCAATACTTCAATTGTTTCCTTTAAATGATTGTTTAATTCTTCATCAAGAGGAACCACTTCACCATTCCCATTCAAAACCTTATCACATGCTCTCAAGATTATTTCAGAAGCACCTTTACAATGTGCCCGAAAATACCCTCTAGGGAGTTCCAAAACCACAGCCATACGCTTCTTTTCAGAGTTAAACGGTTCCACTTTGACCAGCTTTGACTTTTCAAGCTCCACTTGTTTTTCTTTAAGCATGAGGCCGAATTCCAAAAGGGCAGTTTCGGTAGGTGTTCCGAGAATTTCAGTCTTGTTGTTTTCAGTCTTCACCACTTCCCCTCCTGTATTGTTGAAAATCGACTCGACTAGTAACCCGAGGGCAGAATCGGAAATTGTGGAACAAAAAGTTGACACCCCATGGTTCACTTCTCTTATTTCTCCACAAATCCAAGCTTTCACAAGTGTCATGTGGTTTGTAGTCAAGGTTCCAGTTTTATCACTGCAGATATTAGTAGCAGATCCCATGGTTTCACAAGCTGCCAAATGACGAACAAGGGCACGATCATTCATCATCTTTTTCATGGCAAATGCAAGACTTAATGTCACAGCTAAGGGTAGTCCTTCGGGAACTGCAACAACCACAATGGTGACTGCTATAGCAAAATACTCCAACATCTCAAGGGCATTTTCGCCATTCCAAGTCCAATGGGATCCTTCCTCCATCTTTCTTACAAACAATCCTTGAACCAAAACTGCAAAAGTAATAACAGCAAAAAAGAGTCCAATCTTCCCTATAATTGTGGCTACTCCATTAAGTTTAACCTGTAATGGAGTCTCATCATCTCCACCTTCACTTAATGTTGCCATTAGTTTCCCCCATTGGGTTCTCATTCCAACAGTGGTAACAACCATTTTACATGATCCGTTTTGAACTTTAGTTCCAGATAAAAGAAACGGGTTTTCAACTGTTACAGTTCTTGGATCACTTTCACCTGTTAAACTTGATTCATCTATCAGTAGTGAAAATCCAGAAACAAAAAGTCCATCAGCTGGGACTTGATCACCTACAGCAAGGTGCACAATATCACCAACAAGAAGATCGTatattgagatcttttgtctgcATTCGTTTCTTGTAACTTGAATTGTAATCTTCTTTTTCTCTTTATCTAAATCTTTGAACTGTAAAGATTGCCTATAGTCACTTGTAGCAGTGACAAATACTACCAATAGTATACTTGCTACAATCCCAAGACCATCATGAGCACCCTTTGGCCACCCTTCCATTGTAATGCCTACAATTAAGGAAACAAAGGCACATAAACCGAGTATCATGAGGGTTGTATCTTGTAGAGCTTCCCATATGTAAACCAAGAAGCCCTTTGATGGGCTTTCTGTGAATTGATTAATTCCATAAATGTCTTTTCTTTTGTTAAGTACTTCCTCAGAAGTAGATATTCCAGTGGTGGTTGAtgtggaaatctttttcacaatTCCTTCAACTCCATCATGAGCTTTTAACTTCTCCAAGCTTCGGCCTTCAACTATTGATCCTAATTCGTCTGGACCAATTTGGAAGCCTGCAGCTTTCACTTCCTCAGGTACACTGTAAGTTATACCTGCAAGCATTTATTGTCAACATGTGAAATTCTATGATAATGGAATATGGAAGGTGGGAGTTTCAATGTGGAGATGCATACCATTGAGAAATTGAATTGCTGCATGTGAAACCAGCATCAAGGTTCGTAGACTCTCCTACAGATAGAGCCTCATGTCAGGGTTACAGCTTGAATTGCACATTAAAAAAGAAACGAAATGAAAAAGTCTAAAGGAAAGCTACCTATGTGCAATTTTGATATATAATGGGACCTAAGTTATACTTTTCTTAGTAGTAACTATTAACTAAACACACTTTGATGTATTTCCCATCATAAATAATCACAT
The genomic region above belongs to Lactuca sativa cultivar Salinas chromosome 4, Lsat_Salinas_v11, whole genome shotgun sequence and contains:
- the LOC111893135 gene encoding calcium-transporting ATPase 1, with the translated sequence MESYLNDNFEVKPKNSSEEALQRWRKLCWVVKNRKRRFRFTANLSKRFEARAIQRSNLESLRTLMLVSHAAIQFLNGITYSVPEEVKAAGFQIGPDELGSIVEGRSLEKLKAHDGVEGIVKKISTSTTTGISTSEEVLNKRKDIYGINQFTESPSKGFLVYIWEALQDTTLMILGLCAFVSLIVGITMEGWPKGAHDGLGIVASILLVVFVTATSDYRQSLQFKDLDKEKKKITIQVTRNECRQKISIYDLLVGDIVHLAVGDQVPADGLFVSGFSLLIDESSLTGESDPRTVTVENPFLLSGTKVQNGSCKMVVTTVGMRTQWGKLMATLSEGGDDETPLQVKLNGVATIIGKIGLFFAVITFAVLVQGLFVRKMEEGSHWTWNGENALEMLEYFAIAVTIVVVAVPEGLPLAVTLSLAFAMKKMMNDRALVRHLAACETMGSATNICSDKTGTLTTNHMTLVKAWICGEIREVNHGVSTFCSTISDSALGLLVESIFNNTGGEVVKTENNKTEILGTPTETALLEFGLMLKEKQVELEKSKLVKVEPFNSEKKRMAVVLELPRGYFRAHCKGASEIILRACDKVLNGNGEVVPLDEELNNHLKETIEVLANEALRTLCLCYKELGNEFHSKDEIPFEGYTLIGIVGIKDPVRPGVKESVAICRSAGITVRMVTGDNINTAKAIARECGILTDDGLAIEGPDFREMGEEELLKIIPKIQVMARSSPMDKHTLVKHLRTTFQEVVAVTGDGTNDAPALHEADIGLAMGIAGTEVAKESADVIILDDNFSTIVTVAKWGRSVYVNIQKFVQFQLTVNVVALIVNFSSACLTGSAPLTAVQLLWVNMIMDTLGALALATEPPNDELMKRSPVGRKGNFITNVMWRNIMGQSLYQFIVIWFLQSQGKTAFNLNDSDSDSNSDLLLNTLIFNTFVFCQVFNEISSREMEKIDVLKGILKNYVFLAVLTATVVFQIIIIEFLGTFANTTPLSLHQWFASVAIGFLGMPIAAVVKMIPVGSR